A stretch of Fusobacterium periodonticum ATCC 33693 DNA encodes these proteins:
- a CDS encoding tRNA 2-thiocytidine(32) synthetase TtcA: MENIITNEQINEVIFLNKKEKIEESLRTTYRKKIWKNFIKAIKEFDLIKDGDKIAVGVSGGKDSLLLCKLFQELKKDRSKNFEVKFISMNPGFEALDVDKFKENLIEMGIDCELFDANVWQIAFEEAPDSPCFLCAKMRRGVLYKKVEELGFNKLALGHHFDDIVETTMINMFFAGTVKTMLPKVPSTSGKMDIIRPLAYVREKDIINFMKYNEIQAMSCGCPIEAGKVDSKRKEIKFLLQELEEKNPNIKQSIFNAMKNINLDYILGYTRGNKEK; the protein is encoded by the coding sequence ATGGAAAACATAATTACAAACGAACAAATAAACGAAGTAATTTTTTTAAATAAAAAGGAGAAGATAGAAGAAAGTTTAAGAACAACATATAGAAAAAAAATATGGAAAAACTTTATCAAAGCTATAAAAGAATTTGATTTGATTAAAGATGGAGATAAAATAGCAGTTGGAGTTTCTGGAGGAAAAGATAGTTTACTACTTTGTAAGTTATTCCAAGAATTGAAAAAGGATAGAAGTAAAAATTTTGAAGTGAAATTTATTTCAATGAACCCAGGTTTTGAAGCTTTAGATGTGGATAAATTTAAAGAAAATTTAATAGAAATGGGAATAGATTGTGAATTATTTGATGCTAATGTTTGGCAGATAGCATTTGAAGAAGCACCTGATAGTCCTTGTTTTCTATGTGCTAAGATGAGAAGAGGAGTTCTGTATAAGAAAGTTGAAGAACTAGGTTTTAATAAATTAGCTTTAGGTCATCATTTTGATGATATTGTTGAAACTACTATGATAAATATGTTCTTTGCAGGTACAGTAAAAACTATGTTACCAAAAGTTCCATCGACTTCTGGTAAGATGGATATAATAAGACCTCTTGCTTATGTTAGAGAAAAAGATATAATAAATTTTATGAAATACAATGAAATTCAAGCTATGAGTTGTGGTTGTCCTATAGAAGCAGGAAAAGTAGATTCAAAAAGAAAAGAAATAAAATTTTTACTACAAGAACTTGAAGAAAAAAATCCTAATATAAAACAAAGCATATTTAATGCTATGAAAAATATTAATTTGGACTATATTCTTGGATATACAAGAGGAAACAAAGAAAAATAG
- a CDS encoding Bax inhibitor-1/YccA family protein, whose translation MYYNMNDIDVRSSNNFLRKVFFYMVLGVAISFGTGIYLYLYNQELLFSLARYFNVLGIAGLGMVLVLNFFLKKMSAGIARLLFVLYSLVIGIIFSTVGFAYSPLAILYAFASALTIFIVMSIYGFFTKEDLSSYRTFLMVGLISLIVMGLFNIYLGVGPLYWIETIFGIVIFTGFTAYDVNRIKHISYQLEAEEGEIVEKLSIRWALELYLDFINLFLYLLRIFGKRK comes from the coding sequence ATGTATTACAATATGAATGATATTGATGTTAGAAGTTCGAATAATTTTTTAAGAAAAGTATTTTTTTACATGGTTTTAGGTGTTGCTATATCTTTTGGTACAGGAATATACTTATATTTATATAATCAAGAATTATTATTTTCTTTAGCTAGATATTTTAATGTTTTAGGTATAGCAGGCTTAGGAATGGTTTTAGTGCTAAATTTCTTTTTAAAGAAAATGTCAGCAGGAATAGCAAGGTTACTATTTGTTCTGTATTCACTTGTGATAGGAATAATTTTTAGTACAGTTGGATTTGCATACTCACCACTAGCTATACTTTATGCCTTTGCATCTGCTCTTACAATATTTATTGTAATGTCTATTTATGGATTTTTTACAAAAGAAGATTTAAGTTCATACAGAACATTTTTAATGGTAGGTTTGATTTCACTTATAGTAATGGGATTATTCAATATATACCTAGGAGTAGGACCACTTTATTGGATTGAAACAATATTTGGAATTGTTATTTTTACTGGATTCACTGCTTATGATGTAAATAGAATAAAACATATATCTTATCAATTAGAAGCTGAAGAGGGTGAAATTGTAGAAAAACTTTCCATAAGATGGGCTTTAGAACTTTATCTTGATTTTATCAACTTATTCTTATATCTACTTAGAATTTTTGGAAAAAGAAAATAA
- a CDS encoding Cof-type HAD-IIB family hydrolase, giving the protein MKLVVSDLDGTLLNDDSEVSIETIQAIKQLKEKGIEFAIATGRSFNSANKIRKKIGLEIYLICNNGANIYNKNGELIKNNVMPADLIRKVVRFLTENKIGYFGFDGSGANFYVPYGTEIDDEFLKEHTPHYIKSSEDIDKLPALEKILIIEEDSERIYEIKDLIHDNFDDELEIVISADDCLDLNIKGCSKRGGVEYISQELEINPREIMAFGDSGNDYKMLKYVGHPVAMKDSFMAKRDFENKTDFTNDESGVAKYLQQYFNL; this is encoded by the coding sequence ATGAAGTTAGTAGTTTCAGATTTAGATGGAACTCTTTTAAATGATGATAGTGAAGTAAGTATAGAAACAATACAAGCAATTAAACAATTAAAAGAGAAGGGAATAGAGTTTGCTATTGCAACAGGTAGAAGTTTTAATTCTGCCAATAAAATTAGAAAGAAAATAGGTTTAGAAATCTATTTGATATGTAATAATGGAGCAAATATTTACAATAAAAATGGAGAACTTATAAAAAATAATGTTATGCCAGCTGATTTAATCAGAAAAGTTGTAAGATTTTTAACTGAAAATAAAATTGGATATTTTGGTTTTGATGGTAGTGGAGCAAATTTTTATGTTCCCTATGGTACAGAAATAGATGATGAGTTCTTAAAAGAACATACACCACATTATATTAAAAGTTCAGAGGACATAGATAAACTTCCTGCCTTAGAGAAAATTTTAATAATTGAAGAAGATTCTGAAAGAATATATGAAATTAAAGATTTAATACATGATAATTTTGATGATGAATTAGAAATAGTTATCTCAGCTGACGATTGTTTAGACTTAAATATAAAAGGTTGTAGTAAAAGAGGCGGAGTAGAATATATTTCACAAGAATTAGAAATAAACCCAAGAGAAATTATGGCTTTTGGAGACAGTGGAAATGACTATAAAATGTTAAAATATGTAGGTCATCCTGTTGCTATGAAAGATAGCTTTATGGCTAAAAGAGACTTTGAAAATAAAACTGACTTTACAAATGATGAAAGTGGAGTGGCTAAATATTTACAACAATACTTTAACCTTTAA
- the malQ gene encoding 4-alpha-glucanotransferase codes for MKRECGVLLAISSLPSAYGIGDFGKEAYRFVDFLETSGQSLWQILPLCPVEYGNSPYQSPSTFAGNFLYLDLENLVHNEYLTQGDIDILKCGISSVDYEYIKSQKESLLKKASQAFFYKNTEEVELKKFQSENQFWLEDYALFLSLNKKFKGKMWNTWEKGYKFRERKFIEEAKKEFEEDYKYESFIQYYFYKQWKKLKDYANSKGIKIIGDLPIYVASNSADTWQHPKLFCFDKHLKIKAVAGCPPDYFSKKGQLWGNVLYDWEAMKKDNYSWWEQRIKHSFLLYDVLRLDHFRGFASYWAIRYGEKTAINGRWEIGPRIQFFRDLERKVKNIDIIAEDLGTLTADVFKLLRQTNYPNMKVLQFGLTEWDNMYNPKNYTENSVAYTGTHDNMSMVEWYSTLNKNEKFICDENLKNFLKDYNTNIWEPIQWRAIEALYASKSNRVIVPLQDILGLGADSRMNTPSTVGNNWAWRVYWEYRHNDLENKLYNLAKRYQRI; via the coding sequence ATGAAAAGAGAATGTGGAGTTTTATTAGCAATTAGTTCTCTTCCAAGTGCTTATGGAATTGGAGATTTTGGGAAAGAAGCATATCGTTTTGTGGATTTCTTAGAAACTTCAGGGCAAAGTTTGTGGCAAATATTACCATTATGTCCTGTTGAATATGGAAACTCTCCTTATCAATCACCTTCTACTTTTGCAGGGAATTTTTTATATTTAGATTTAGAAAATTTAGTTCACAATGAATATTTAACACAAGGAGATATTGATATTTTAAAATGTGGAATATCTTCTGTTGATTATGAATATATAAAAAGCCAGAAAGAGTCTTTATTGAAAAAGGCCTCTCAGGCTTTTTTTTACAAAAATACTGAAGAAGTAGAATTAAAAAAGTTTCAAAGTGAAAATCAATTTTGGTTAGAAGACTATGCTCTTTTTCTATCTTTAAATAAAAAATTTAAGGGTAAAATGTGGAATACTTGGGAGAAAGGCTATAAGTTTAGAGAAAGAAAATTTATAGAAGAAGCAAAAAAAGAATTTGAAGAAGACTATAAATATGAAAGTTTTATTCAATATTATTTTTATAAACAATGGAAGAAATTAAAAGATTATGCCAATAGCAAAGGAATAAAAATTATAGGCGATTTACCTATATATGTTGCAAGTAATAGTGCAGATACTTGGCAACATCCAAAACTATTCTGTTTTGATAAGCACTTAAAAATAAAAGCAGTAGCAGGTTGTCCACCAGATTATTTTTCTAAAAAAGGACAATTATGGGGAAATGTTCTCTACGATTGGGAAGCTATGAAAAAAGATAACTATTCTTGGTGGGAACAAAGAATAAAACATAGTTTTTTACTTTATGATGTTTTAAGATTAGATCATTTTAGAGGTTTTGCTTCTTATTGGGCTATTCGTTATGGAGAAAAAACTGCTATCAATGGAAGATGGGAAATAGGACCGAGAATACAATTTTTTAGAGATTTGGAAAGAAAAGTTAAAAATATAGATATTATAGCAGAGGACTTAGGAACACTCACAGCAGATGTATTTAAACTTTTAAGACAAACAAACTATCCAAATATGAAAGTACTTCAATTTGGTTTAACAGAATGGGATAATATGTACAATCCTAAAAATTATACTGAAAACTCAGTTGCTTATACTGGCACTCATGATAACATGTCTATGGTAGAGTGGTATTCTACTTTAAATAAAAATGAAAAATTTATCTGTGATGAAAATTTAAAAAATTTTTTAAAAGACTATAATACAAATATCTGGGAACCTATTCAATGGAGAGCAATAGAAGCTCTATATGCTTCAAAATCAAATAGGGTTATAGTGCCTTTACAAGATATATTAGGTTTGGGAGCAGATTCAAGAATGAATACTCCATCAACAGTTGGAAATAACTGGGCTTGGAGAGTTTATTGGGAATATAGACATAATGATTTGGAAAATAAATTATATAATTTAGCAAAAAGGTATCAAAGGATTTAG
- a CDS encoding AMP-binding protein — MSIKFLYDRQKTAITYGEQKISYADVIKYVNFYSDLLDIEKGDRSALMMENRPESIFSFFSIWAKKGIAISLDAGYTVDQLAYVLGDSEPKYLFVSNKTKQVAEEANSKLNNAVKIINVDEIELPADYKIKQAEFSNDSNQDIAVLVYTSGTTGNPKGVMITYENIETNMAGVRAVDLVNENDVILAMLPYHHIMPLCFTLILPMYMGVPIVLLTEISSATLLKTMQENRVTVILGVPRVWEMLDKAIMTKINQSSVAKFMFKLASKTNSMSIRKMLFSKVHKQFGGYIRLMVSGGAKIDKSILEDFRTMGFRAIQGYGMTETAPIITFNVPGRERSDSAGEVIPDVEVKIADDGEILVKGKNVMKGYYKNETATKEAFDAEGWFHTGDLGRMEGKYLIIIGRKKEMIVLANGKNIDPNDIEAEIIKNTDLIKEIAVTEYNAQLLAIIYPDFEKLQAQQIVNIKDAIKWEVIDKYNVTAPNYKKIHDIKIIKQELPKTRLGKIRRFMLKDLLEDKIEAPEKKVEKKIVEVPSEIREKYDIINKYITERYNKDIDLDSHIELDLGFDSLDIVEFMNFLNSTFEIEIVEQDFVDHKTISDIIKLVEEKSGLTTEKVVEKVDKNENLKKIIEGDSNVNLPPSARYAKFLKFLFSPLFKFYFRYKYSGKENLGEGAGIIVGNHQSYLDAFMLNNAFTYKELSNNYYIATALHFKSKTMKYLAGNGNIILVDANRNLKNTLQAASKVLKSGKKLLIFPEGARTRDGQLQEFKKTFAILAQELNVPIYPFVLKGAYEAFPYNKKFPKRHDISVQFLEKIDPQNKTVEELVEETKNKIAKNYY, encoded by the coding sequence ATGTCAATAAAGTTTTTATATGACAGACAAAAGACAGCTATTACATATGGAGAGCAAAAGATTTCTTATGCAGATGTAATTAAGTATGTAAATTTTTATTCTGATCTTTTAGATATTGAAAAGGGTGATAGATCAGCTCTTATGATGGAAAATAGACCAGAGTCTATTTTTTCATTTTTTTCAATATGGGCTAAAAAAGGAATAGCAATAAGTTTAGATGCAGGTTATACTGTGGATCAACTTGCTTATGTACTTGGAGATTCTGAGCCAAAATACCTTTTTGTATCAAATAAAACTAAACAAGTTGCTGAAGAAGCAAATTCAAAATTAAATAATGCTGTAAAGATTATAAATGTTGATGAAATTGAATTACCAGCTGACTATAAAATAAAACAAGCTGAATTTTCCAATGATTCAAATCAAGATATAGCAGTATTAGTTTATACTTCTGGAACAACAGGAAATCCAAAAGGTGTAATGATAACTTATGAAAATATTGAAACTAATATGGCAGGTGTAAGAGCAGTTGATTTAGTAAACGAAAATGATGTTATCTTAGCAATGTTACCATATCATCATATTATGCCATTATGTTTTACTTTAATATTACCAATGTATATGGGAGTTCCAATAGTATTATTAACTGAAATCTCATCAGCTACTCTTTTAAAGACAATGCAAGAAAATAGAGTAACTGTTATTCTTGGAGTTCCAAGAGTATGGGAAATGTTAGATAAAGCTATAATGACTAAGATTAATCAAAGTTCAGTAGCTAAGTTTATGTTTAAATTAGCTTCAAAAACTAACTCTATGTCTATAAGAAAAATGTTGTTCTCAAAAGTTCATAAACAATTTGGTGGATACATTAGACTTATGGTTTCAGGAGGAGCAAAAATAGATAAATCTATACTAGAGGATTTTCGTACTATGGGATTCAGAGCTATACAAGGTTATGGTATGACTGAAACAGCTCCTATAATAACTTTTAATGTTCCAGGTAGAGAAAGATCAGATTCAGCAGGAGAAGTTATCCCTGATGTAGAAGTTAAAATTGCTGATGATGGAGAAATTCTTGTTAAAGGTAAAAATGTAATGAAAGGTTATTACAAGAATGAAACAGCAACTAAAGAAGCTTTTGATGCAGAAGGTTGGTTCCATACTGGTGACCTAGGAAGAATGGAAGGAAAATACCTAATAATAATTGGTAGAAAAAAAGAAATGATAGTTCTTGCCAATGGTAAAAATATAGATCCTAATGACATTGAAGCAGAAATTATTAAAAATACAGATTTGATAAAAGAAATAGCTGTTACAGAATACAATGCACAATTACTTGCTATAATTTATCCTGATTTTGAAAAACTTCAAGCTCAACAAATAGTTAATATTAAAGATGCTATTAAATGGGAAGTTATAGATAAGTATAATGTAACTGCTCCTAACTATAAGAAAATTCATGATATAAAAATAATTAAACAAGAATTACCTAAAACAAGATTAGGAAAAATCAGAAGATTCATGCTTAAAGATTTATTGGAAGATAAAATAGAAGCTCCTGAAAAAAAGGTAGAGAAAAAGATAGTAGAAGTTCCAAGTGAAATCAGAGAAAAATATGATATAATAAACAAGTACATAACTGAAAGATACAATAAAGATATTGATTTAGATTCTCATATAGAACTAGATCTAGGTTTTGACTCTTTAGATATAGTTGAATTTATGAATTTCTTAAATTCAACTTTTGAAATTGAAATAGTGGAACAGGATTTTGTTGACCATAAAACAATTTCTGATATAATAAAATTAGTAGAAGAAAAGTCAGGACTAACAACTGAAAAAGTAGTGGAAAAGGTTGATAAGAATGAAAATCTAAAGAAGATTATTGAAGGTGATTCAAATGTTAATTTACCACCTAGTGCAAGATATGCTAAGTTTTTAAAATTTTTATTTAGTCCATTGTTTAAATTCTACTTTAGATATAAATATAGTGGAAAAGAAAATTTAGGAGAAGGTGCTGGAATTATTGTTGGAAATCACCAAAGTTACTTAGATGCTTTTATGTTGAATAATGCCTTTACTTATAAAGAATTAAGTAATAATTACTATATAGCAACTGCTCTACATTTTAAAAGCAAGACTATGAAATATTTAGCTGGAAATGGAAATATAATTTTAGTTGATGCCAATAGAAACTTAAAAAATACTTTACAAGCAGCATCTAAAGTTTTAAAAAGTGGAAAGAAATTACTTATTTTCCCTGAAGGAGCGAGAACAAGAGATGGTCAATTACAAGAGTTTAAAAAGACTTTTGCTATACTTGCACAAGAGTTAAATGTCCCTATTTATCCTTTTGTTTTAAAAGGAGCTTATGAGGCTTTTCCATATAATAAAAAATTTCCAAAGAGACATGATATTTCAGTTCAATTTTTAGAAAAGATTGATCCACAAAATAAAACTGTAGAAGAATTAGTTGAGGAAACTAAGAATAAAATTGCTAAAAATTACTATTAA
- a CDS encoding DUF1963 domain-containing protein has translation MEKSDALKNRIKEIKEKIARPCTEFETKNFDYDDENKVSWIGRVFLCKENEVEERPKDDKGKTMYPLAQFYLSNLPYLPESLKKFEYITVFMGEDFPEYNPVDGLVSRNGNGWILRTYTKDDILVKNEYLRDDNFCPKAYPLEAKFHAEDYAIWDGGGLDEDLEYEICDLEEEFDDEVSYYQDIGNDHTYLHKFGGYPSYCQPGLGLEVEKGYNFVFQISSDDVAQYNVVDSGSLMFFYNENEDKWMMYFDFY, from the coding sequence ATGGAAAAATCTGATGCTTTAAAAAATAGAATAAAAGAAATAAAAGAAAAAATTGCAAGACCTTGTACAGAGTTTGAAACTAAGAATTTTGACTACGATGATGAAAATAAAGTTAGTTGGATAGGTAGAGTATTTCTATGTAAAGAAAATGAAGTAGAAGAAAGACCTAAAGATGACAAGGGAAAAACTATGTATCCTTTAGCACAATTTTATCTTTCTAATCTTCCTTATCTACCAGAATCTTTAAAAAAGTTTGAATATATAACTGTATTTATGGGAGAAGATTTTCCTGAATATAATCCTGTAGATGGTCTTGTATCAAGAAATGGTAATGGTTGGATATTGAGAACTTATACTAAAGATGATATTTTAGTTAAAAATGAATATCTAAGAGATGATAACTTTTGCCCTAAGGCTTACCCATTAGAAGCTAAATTTCATGCAGAAGATTATGCAATTTGGGATGGTGGAGGACTTGATGAAGATTTAGAATATGAAATATGTGATTTAGAAGAAGAATTTGATGATGAAGTAAGTTACTATCAAGATATTGGAAATGATCATACATATTTACATAAATTTGGAGGTTATCCTTCGTATTGCCAACCAGGTTTAGGTTTAGAGGTTGAAAAAGGTTATAATTTTGTTTTCCAAATTTCTAGTGATGATGTTGCACAATACAATGTAGTAGATTCAGGAAGTTTAATGTTTTTCTACAATGAAAATGAAGATAAATGGATGATGTACTTTGATTTTTATTAA
- a CDS encoding rhodanese-like domain-containing protein — MIDVVNNISGYFDEDFENIIYKDLRTNGLSDEEVEKLLSDKYRDLPMMEENIFKLNNYKLGSIGFTSRELENLKIDFCEEKLLSNDYNGENPTNQIVYLKVLFDKESKKILGCQIANERNVEARLRAIKAIMEKGGDLKELVKYKVNPTDNEWNPDILNLLALTALGKDKEVSTDVEAKDIETLSKNKEFLLDVREEYEYEAGHVKGAVNLPLREILSQKDSLPKDRDIYVYCRSAHRSADAVNFLKSLGFDKVHNVEGGFIDISFNEYHKDKGNLENSIVTNYNFD, encoded by the coding sequence ATGATAGATGTAGTAAATAATATATCAGGATATTTTGATGAAGATTTTGAAAATATAATTTATAAAGATTTGAGAACAAATGGACTTTCAGATGAAGAAGTAGAAAAATTATTAAGTGATAAATATAGAGATTTACCTATGATGGAAGAAAATATCTTTAAGTTAAATAACTATAAATTAGGAAGTATAGGTTTTACTTCAAGAGAACTAGAAAATTTAAAGATAGATTTCTGTGAAGAAAAACTACTATCTAATGATTATAATGGAGAAAATCCAACAAATCAAATAGTGTATTTAAAAGTTCTATTTGACAAAGAAAGTAAGAAAATTTTAGGTTGTCAAATTGCAAATGAAAGAAATGTAGAAGCTAGACTTAGAGCAATTAAAGCTATAATGGAAAAAGGTGGAGATTTAAAGGAATTAGTAAAATATAAGGTAAATCCTACTGATAATGAATGGAATCCTGATATTTTAAATCTTTTAGCACTTACTGCTTTAGGAAAAGATAAAGAAGTTTCAACAGATGTTGAAGCAAAAGACATTGAAACTTTATCAAAAAATAAAGAATTTTTATTAGATGTTAGAGAAGAATATGAATATGAAGCAGGTCATGTAAAAGGTGCAGTTAATCTACCACTTAGAGAAATTTTATCTCAAAAGGATAGTTTACCAAAAGATAGAGATATCTATGTATATTGTAGAAGTGCACATAGGAGTGCTGATGCAGTTAATTTCCTAAAAAGTTTAGGTTTTGATAAGGTTCATAATGTTGAAGGTGGTTTTATAGATATTTCATTTAATGAATATCATAAAGATAAAGGGAATTTAGAAAATAGTATAGTTACAAATTATAATTTTGATTAG
- a CDS encoding glycogen/starch/alpha-glucan phosphorylase, whose translation MEFNKEKWKEKLEEKLLERFSVSLKEASSFEVYRALGETVISFIARDWYETKEKYSKTKQAFYLSSEFLMGRALGNNLINLGIDKEVREFLEEIGIDYNQVEDEEEDPALGNGGLGRLAACFMDSLATLNLAGQGYSIRYRNGIFNQYLRDGYQVEKPETWLKYGDVWSIMRPEDEVIVNFGNGSVRALPYDMPIIGYGTKNVNTLRLWEAHSINDLDLGVFNQQDYLHATQDKTLAEDISRVLYPNDSTDEGKKLRLRQQYFFVSASLQDIVKNFKKVHGREFTKIPEFIAIQLNDTHPVIAIPELMRILVDIEGVLWEDAWEIVKKTFSYTNHTILAEALEKWWVGLYQEVVPRIFQITEGIHNQFKNELAQLYPNDQDKQNRMQIIQGNMIHMAWLAIYGSHKVNGVAELHTEILKERELRDWYELYPEKFLNKTNGITQRRWLLKSNPQLASYITELIGDAWIKDLSELKKLEQFLDDKKVLDKIWDIKIEKKKELVEYLRETQGIDINPNSIFDVQVKRLHEYKRQLLNIFQVYNLYQQLKQNPSMDFTPTTYIFGAKAAPGYKVAKGIIRLINDVAQIINGDNDVKDKLKVVFVENYRVTVAEKIFPAADISEQISTAGKEASGTGNMKFMLNGALTLGTLDGANVEIAKEAGEENEYIFGMRVEDIDALIKKGYDPRFPYNNVSGLKQVVDALIDGSLSDLGSGIYREIHSLLMERGDQYFVLEDFEDYRKTQRAINREYKDKYSWAKKMLKNIANAGKFSSDRTILEYANEIWNIKEAKI comes from the coding sequence ATGGAATTTAATAAGGAAAAATGGAAGGAAAAGTTGGAAGAAAAGTTATTAGAAAGATTTTCTGTGAGTTTAAAAGAGGCTAGTTCTTTTGAAGTATACAGAGCTTTAGGAGAAACTGTAATAAGTTTTATAGCTAGAGATTGGTACGAAACAAAAGAGAAATACTCTAAGACAAAACAAGCATTTTATTTATCTTCTGAATTTTTAATGGGAAGAGCTTTAGGAAATAATCTAATTAACTTAGGAATAGATAAAGAAGTAAGAGAATTTTTAGAAGAAATAGGAATTGACTACAATCAAGTTGAAGATGAAGAAGAAGATCCAGCATTAGGAAATGGTGGTCTAGGGAGACTAGCAGCTTGTTTTATGGACTCATTGGCAACTTTAAACTTAGCTGGACAAGGTTATAGTATAAGATATAGAAATGGGATTTTTAATCAATATTTAAGAGATGGTTACCAAGTTGAAAAGCCTGAAACATGGTTAAAATATGGTGATGTTTGGTCAATCATGAGACCAGAAGATGAAGTAATAGTAAACTTTGGAAATGGTTCTGTAAGAGCTCTACCTTATGATATGCCAATAATAGGTTATGGAACTAAGAATGTAAATACACTTAGATTATGGGAAGCTCATTCGATAAATGACTTAGATTTAGGAGTGTTCAACCAACAAGATTATCTACATGCTACACAAGATAAAACATTAGCTGAAGATATTTCTCGTGTGCTATACCCTAATGACTCAACTGATGAAGGAAAGAAATTAAGACTTCGTCAACAATATTTCTTTGTATCTGCTTCTTTACAAGATATAGTAAAGAATTTTAAAAAGGTACATGGAAGAGAATTTACAAAAATTCCTGAATTTATAGCAATTCAATTGAACGATACTCACCCTGTTATAGCTATACCAGAACTTATGAGAATCTTAGTTGATATAGAAGGAGTTTTATGGGAAGATGCTTGGGAAATAGTAAAGAAAACTTTCTCATATACTAACCACACTATCTTAGCAGAAGCACTAGAAAAATGGTGGGTAGGATTGTATCAAGAAGTTGTCCCTAGAATATTCCAAATAACTGAAGGAATTCACAATCAATTTAAAAATGAGTTAGCTCAACTATATCCAAATGATCAAGATAAACAAAATAGAATGCAAATAATTCAAGGTAATATGATACATATGGCTTGGCTTGCAATCTATGGAAGCCATAAGGTAAATGGAGTTGCTGAACTACATACTGAAATCTTAAAAGAAAGAGAATTGAGAGATTGGTACGAACTATATCCAGAAAAATTCTTAAATAAAACTAATGGAATTACACAAAGAAGATGGTTGTTGAAATCTAATCCACAACTTGCTTCTTATATAACAGAACTTATAGGAGATGCTTGGATAAAGGATTTATCAGAACTTAAAAAACTTGAACAATTCTTAGATGATAAAAAAGTTTTAGATAAAATATGGGATATAAAAATTGAAAAGAAAAAAGAACTTGTTGAATATTTAAGAGAAACTCAAGGTATAGATATAAATCCTAACTCTATCTTTGATGTACAAGTTAAAAGATTACATGAGTACAAGAGACAATTATTAAATATTTTCCAAGTATATAACTTGTATCAACAATTAAAACAAAATCCTAGTATGGACTTTACTCCAACAACTTATATATTTGGAGCAAAGGCTGCACCTGGATACAAAGTTGCAAAAGGAATTATTCGTTTAATCAATGATGTAGCTCAAATAATTAATGGAGATAATGATGTTAAAGATAAACTAAAAGTTGTTTTTGTTGAAAACTACAGAGTCACAGTTGCTGAAAAAATCTTCCCAGCAGCAGATATTTCAGAACAAATTTCAACAGCTGGAAAAGAAGCTTCAGGTACTGGAAATATGAAATTTATGTTAAATGGTGCATTAACTTTAGGAACTTTAGATGGAGCCAATGTTGAAATTGCAAAAGAAGCAGGAGAAGAAAATGAATATATTTTTGGTATGAGAGTTGAGGATATTGATGCTCTTATAAAAAAAGGATATGACCCAAGATTCCCGTATAATAATGTAAGTGGACTTAAGCAAGTTGTAGATGCTTTAATAGATGGAAGTCTTAGTGACTTAGGTAGTGGAATTTATAGAGAAATACACTCTTTACTAATGGAAAGAGGAGATCAATATTTCGTTTTAGAGGATTTTGAAGATTATAGAAAAACGCAAAGAGCTATAAATAGAGAGTATAAAGATAAGTATTCTTGGGCAAAAAAAATGCTAAAAAATATAGCTAATGCTGGAAAATTCTCTTCAGATAGAACAATTTTAGAATATGCTAATGAAATTTGGAATATAAAAGAAGCAAAAATTTAA